A genomic window from Sparus aurata chromosome 14, fSpaAur1.1, whole genome shotgun sequence includes:
- the il15ra gene encoding interleukin-15 receptor subunit alpha isoform X2, protein MDLGFLVFSVFVMMISPLGDVRCSAGDAIDCPCPAIPPVDLTQPPPETCFKIDSRFRYSCTEGYVRKAGTSNLIKCQNTDTGGVAKWTVPTLQCIPDPNIIQMPPPSPAVKQVHTDIPPDSTIATTVTATTGLQMTQSISTSASVTAETDCTEPTSSGLQGLSVHTQDGNDCPCPGIPPVNLTQPLPETCFQIDSRFRYNCTKGYVRKAGTSNLIKCQNTNGVAEWTEATLQCIPDPKIIPTPQPSPIVTQVHTDIPPDSTIATTVTAATTVLQMTQSISTSASVTAETDSTEPTSSGLQVLSVHTQAGTVVVTETKTTAGMTPASTTAVPSLWSTVEPQRHELTSTAAKISIGTLVIICACAGLSFYYYKRRTKNMIPVRTSEEDVPMSCSQPATAAESSRMNGDQDCGV, encoded by the exons acGCCATCGACTGCCCATGCCCTGCAATTCCTCCAGTGGATCTAACGCAACCTCCACCAGAGACCTGCTTCAAAATCGACAGCCGTTTTCGCTACAGCTGTACAGAGGGTTACGTGAGGAAGGCGGGGACCTCAAATCTCATCAAATGCCAGAACACAGACACAGGCGGTGTTGCGAAGTGGACGGTGCCCACGCTACAGTGTATAC CTGACCCAAACATCATCCAAATGCCACCACCATCGCCAGCAGTAAAAC AGGTTCACACTGATATTCCCCCTGACTCCACCATTGCCACCACAGTCA CAGCCACAACCGGCCTACAGATGACCCAGAGTATAAGCACCTCAGCTTCAGTGACTGCAGAAACAGACTGCACAGAGCCAACCTCATCTGGTCTGCAGGGTCTGTCAGTTCACACACAGG ACGGAAACGACTGCCCATGCCCGGGAATTCCTCCAGTGAATCTAACGCAACCTCTACCAGAGACCTGCTTCCAAATCGACAGCCGTTTTCGCTACAACTGTACAAAAGGTTACGTGAGGAAGGCGGGGACCTCAAATCTCATCAAATGCCAGAACACAAACGGTGTTGCAGAGTGGACAGAGGCCACGCTCCAGTGTATAC CTGACCCAAAGATCATTCCAACGCCACAACCATCACCAATAGTAACAC AGGTTCACACTGATATTCCCCCTGACTCCACCATTGCCACCACAGTCA cagcagccacgACCGTCCTACAGATGACCCAGAGTATAAGCACCTCAGCTTCAGtgactgcagaaacagacagcacagagccaACCTCATCTGGTCTGCAGGTTCTGTCAGTTCACACACAGG CTGGAACAGTCGTTGTGACAGAGACCAAAACAACGGCCGGGATGACACCAGCCTCAACCACCGCTGTGCCCTCACTATGGAGTACAGTTGAACCCCAACGGCATG AACTTACCAGTACAGCAGCGAAGATTTCCATTGGTACACTGGTGATCATCTGTGCCTGCGCTGGACTCAGCTTCTATTATTATAAAAG GAGGACAAAAAACATGATCCCAGTTCGCACATCGGAAGAAGATGTGCCCATGTCTTGTTCCCAACCTGCCACTGCAGCGGAGAGCAGCAGAATGAATGGAGATCAGGACTGTGGAGTGTGA
- the il15ra gene encoding interleukin-15 receptor subunit alpha isoform X4, with protein MDLGFLVFSVFVMMISPLGDVRCSAGDAIDCPCPAIPPVDLTQPPPETCFKIDSRFRYSCTEGYVRKAGTSNLIKCQNTDTGGVAKWTVPTLQCIPDPNIIQMPPPSPAVKPAATTGLQMTQSISTSASVTAETDCTEPTSSGLQGLSVHTQDGNDCPCPGIPPVNLTQPLPETCFQIDSRFRYNCTKGYVRKAGTSNLIKCQNTNGVAEWTEATLQCIPDPKIIPTPQPSPIVTQVHTDIPPDSTIATTVTAATTVLQMTQSISTSASVTAETDSTEPTSSGLQVLSVHTQAGTVVVTETKTTAGMTPASTTAVPSLWSTVEPQRHELTSTAAKISIGTLVIICACAGLSFYYYKRRTKNMIPVRTSEEDVPMSCSQPATAAESSRMNGDQDCGV; from the exons acGCCATCGACTGCCCATGCCCTGCAATTCCTCCAGTGGATCTAACGCAACCTCCACCAGAGACCTGCTTCAAAATCGACAGCCGTTTTCGCTACAGCTGTACAGAGGGTTACGTGAGGAAGGCGGGGACCTCAAATCTCATCAAATGCCAGAACACAGACACAGGCGGTGTTGCGAAGTGGACGGTGCCCACGCTACAGTGTATAC CTGACCCAAACATCATCCAAATGCCACCACCATCGCCAGCAGTAAAAC CAGCAGCCACAACCGGCCTACAGATGACCCAGAGTATAAGCACCTCAGCTTCAGTGACTGCAGAAACAGACTGCACAGAGCCAACCTCATCTGGTCTGCAGGGTCTGTCAGTTCACACACAGG ACGGAAACGACTGCCCATGCCCGGGAATTCCTCCAGTGAATCTAACGCAACCTCTACCAGAGACCTGCTTCCAAATCGACAGCCGTTTTCGCTACAACTGTACAAAAGGTTACGTGAGGAAGGCGGGGACCTCAAATCTCATCAAATGCCAGAACACAAACGGTGTTGCAGAGTGGACAGAGGCCACGCTCCAGTGTATAC CTGACCCAAAGATCATTCCAACGCCACAACCATCACCAATAGTAACAC AGGTTCACACTGATATTCCCCCTGACTCCACCATTGCCACCACAGTCA cagcagccacgACCGTCCTACAGATGACCCAGAGTATAAGCACCTCAGCTTCAGtgactgcagaaacagacagcacagagccaACCTCATCTGGTCTGCAGGTTCTGTCAGTTCACACACAGG CTGGAACAGTCGTTGTGACAGAGACCAAAACAACGGCCGGGATGACACCAGCCTCAACCACCGCTGTGCCCTCACTATGGAGTACAGTTGAACCCCAACGGCATG AACTTACCAGTACAGCAGCGAAGATTTCCATTGGTACACTGGTGATCATCTGTGCCTGCGCTGGACTCAGCTTCTATTATTATAAAAG GAGGACAAAAAACATGATCCCAGTTCGCACATCGGAAGAAGATGTGCCCATGTCTTGTTCCCAACCTGCCACTGCAGCGGAGAGCAGCAGAATGAATGGAGATCAGGACTGTGGAGTGTGA
- the il15ra gene encoding interleukin-15 receptor subunit alpha isoform X9, whose product MDLGFLVFSVFVMMISPLGDVRCSAGDAIDCPCPAIPPVDLTQPPPETCFKIDSRFRYSCTEGYVRKAGTSNLIKCQNTDTGGVAKWTVPTLQCIPDPNIIQMPPPSPAVKHGNDCPCPGIPPVNLTQPLPETCFQIDSRFRYNCTKGYVRKAGTSNLIKCQNTNGVAEWTEATLQCIPDPKIIPTPQPSPIVTQVHTDIPPDSTIATTVTAATTVLQMTQSISTSASVTAETDSTEPTSSGLQVLSVHTQAGTVVVTETKTTAGMTPASTTAVPSLWSTVEPQRHELTSTAAKISIGTLVIICACAGLSFYYYKRRTKNMIPVRTSEEDVPMSCSQPATAAESSRMNGDQDCGV is encoded by the exons acGCCATCGACTGCCCATGCCCTGCAATTCCTCCAGTGGATCTAACGCAACCTCCACCAGAGACCTGCTTCAAAATCGACAGCCGTTTTCGCTACAGCTGTACAGAGGGTTACGTGAGGAAGGCGGGGACCTCAAATCTCATCAAATGCCAGAACACAGACACAGGCGGTGTTGCGAAGTGGACGGTGCCCACGCTACAGTGTATAC CTGACCCAAACATCATCCAAATGCCACCACCATCGCCAGCAGTAAAAC ACGGAAACGACTGCCCATGCCCGGGAATTCCTCCAGTGAATCTAACGCAACCTCTACCAGAGACCTGCTTCCAAATCGACAGCCGTTTTCGCTACAACTGTACAAAAGGTTACGTGAGGAAGGCGGGGACCTCAAATCTCATCAAATGCCAGAACACAAACGGTGTTGCAGAGTGGACAGAGGCCACGCTCCAGTGTATAC CTGACCCAAAGATCATTCCAACGCCACAACCATCACCAATAGTAACAC AGGTTCACACTGATATTCCCCCTGACTCCACCATTGCCACCACAGTCA cagcagccacgACCGTCCTACAGATGACCCAGAGTATAAGCACCTCAGCTTCAGtgactgcagaaacagacagcacagagccaACCTCATCTGGTCTGCAGGTTCTGTCAGTTCACACACAGG CTGGAACAGTCGTTGTGACAGAGACCAAAACAACGGCCGGGATGACACCAGCCTCAACCACCGCTGTGCCCTCACTATGGAGTACAGTTGAACCCCAACGGCATG AACTTACCAGTACAGCAGCGAAGATTTCCATTGGTACACTGGTGATCATCTGTGCCTGCGCTGGACTCAGCTTCTATTATTATAAAAG GAGGACAAAAAACATGATCCCAGTTCGCACATCGGAAGAAGATGTGCCCATGTCTTGTTCCCAACCTGCCACTGCAGCGGAGAGCAGCAGAATGAATGGAGATCAGGACTGTGGAGTGTGA
- the il15ra gene encoding interleukin-15 receptor subunit alpha isoform X8 produces MDLGFLVFSVFVMMISPLGDVRCSAGDAIDCPCPAIPPVDLTQPPPETCFKIDSRFRYSCTEGYVRKAGTSNLIKCQNTDTGGVAKWTVPTLQCIPDPNIIQMPPPSPAVKQVHTDIPPDSTIATTVTAATTGLQMTQSISTSASVTAETDCTEPTSSGLQGLSVHTQDGNDCPCPGIPPVNLTQPLPETCFQIDSRFRYNCTKGYVRKAGTSNLIKCQNTNGVAEWTEATLQCIPDPKIIPTPQPSPIVTPGTVVVTETKTTAGMTPASTTAVPSLWSTVEPQRHELTSTAAKISIGTLVIICACAGLSFYYYKRRTKNMIPVRTSEEDVPMSCSQPATAAESSRMNGDQDCGV; encoded by the exons acGCCATCGACTGCCCATGCCCTGCAATTCCTCCAGTGGATCTAACGCAACCTCCACCAGAGACCTGCTTCAAAATCGACAGCCGTTTTCGCTACAGCTGTACAGAGGGTTACGTGAGGAAGGCGGGGACCTCAAATCTCATCAAATGCCAGAACACAGACACAGGCGGTGTTGCGAAGTGGACGGTGCCCACGCTACAGTGTATAC CTGACCCAAACATCATCCAAATGCCACCACCATCGCCAGCAGTAAAAC AGGTTCACACTGATATTCCCCCTGACTCCACCATTGCCACCACAGTCA CAGCAGCCACAACCGGCCTACAGATGACCCAGAGTATAAGCACCTCAGCTTCAGTGACTGCAGAAACAGACTGCACAGAGCCAACCTCATCTGGTCTGCAGGGTCTGTCAGTTCACACACAGG ACGGAAACGACTGCCCATGCCCGGGAATTCCTCCAGTGAATCTAACGCAACCTCTACCAGAGACCTGCTTCCAAATCGACAGCCGTTTTCGCTACAACTGTACAAAAGGTTACGTGAGGAAGGCGGGGACCTCAAATCTCATCAAATGCCAGAACACAAACGGTGTTGCAGAGTGGACAGAGGCCACGCTCCAGTGTATAC CTGACCCAAAGATCATTCCAACGCCACAACCATCACCAATAGTAACAC CTGGAACAGTCGTTGTGACAGAGACCAAAACAACGGCCGGGATGACACCAGCCTCAACCACCGCTGTGCCCTCACTATGGAGTACAGTTGAACCCCAACGGCATG AACTTACCAGTACAGCAGCGAAGATTTCCATTGGTACACTGGTGATCATCTGTGCCTGCGCTGGACTCAGCTTCTATTATTATAAAAG GAGGACAAAAAACATGATCCCAGTTCGCACATCGGAAGAAGATGTGCCCATGTCTTGTTCCCAACCTGCCACTGCAGCGGAGAGCAGCAGAATGAATGGAGATCAGGACTGTGGAGTGTGA
- the il15ra gene encoding interleukin-15 receptor subunit alpha isoform X3, with the protein MDLGFLVFSVFVMMISPLGDVRCSAGDAIDCPCPAIPPVDLTQPPPETCFKIDSRFRYSCTEGYVRKAGTSNLIKCQNTDTGGVAKWTVPTLQCIPDPNIIQMPPPSPAVKQVHTDIPPDSTIATTVTAATTGLQMTQSISTSASVTAETDCTEPTSSGLQGLSVHTQDGNDCPCPGIPPVNLTQPLPETCFQIDSRFRYNCTKGYVRKAGTSNLIKCQNTNGVAEWTEATLQCIPDPKIIPTPQPSPIVTPAATTVLQMTQSISTSASVTAETDSTEPTSSGLQVLSVHTQAGTVVVTETKTTAGMTPASTTAVPSLWSTVEPQRHELTSTAAKISIGTLVIICACAGLSFYYYKRRTKNMIPVRTSEEDVPMSCSQPATAAESSRMNGDQDCGV; encoded by the exons acGCCATCGACTGCCCATGCCCTGCAATTCCTCCAGTGGATCTAACGCAACCTCCACCAGAGACCTGCTTCAAAATCGACAGCCGTTTTCGCTACAGCTGTACAGAGGGTTACGTGAGGAAGGCGGGGACCTCAAATCTCATCAAATGCCAGAACACAGACACAGGCGGTGTTGCGAAGTGGACGGTGCCCACGCTACAGTGTATAC CTGACCCAAACATCATCCAAATGCCACCACCATCGCCAGCAGTAAAAC AGGTTCACACTGATATTCCCCCTGACTCCACCATTGCCACCACAGTCA CAGCAGCCACAACCGGCCTACAGATGACCCAGAGTATAAGCACCTCAGCTTCAGTGACTGCAGAAACAGACTGCACAGAGCCAACCTCATCTGGTCTGCAGGGTCTGTCAGTTCACACACAGG ACGGAAACGACTGCCCATGCCCGGGAATTCCTCCAGTGAATCTAACGCAACCTCTACCAGAGACCTGCTTCCAAATCGACAGCCGTTTTCGCTACAACTGTACAAAAGGTTACGTGAGGAAGGCGGGGACCTCAAATCTCATCAAATGCCAGAACACAAACGGTGTTGCAGAGTGGACAGAGGCCACGCTCCAGTGTATAC CTGACCCAAAGATCATTCCAACGCCACAACCATCACCAATAGTAACAC cagcagccacgACCGTCCTACAGATGACCCAGAGTATAAGCACCTCAGCTTCAGtgactgcagaaacagacagcacagagccaACCTCATCTGGTCTGCAGGTTCTGTCAGTTCACACACAGG CTGGAACAGTCGTTGTGACAGAGACCAAAACAACGGCCGGGATGACACCAGCCTCAACCACCGCTGTGCCCTCACTATGGAGTACAGTTGAACCCCAACGGCATG AACTTACCAGTACAGCAGCGAAGATTTCCATTGGTACACTGGTGATCATCTGTGCCTGCGCTGGACTCAGCTTCTATTATTATAAAAG GAGGACAAAAAACATGATCCCAGTTCGCACATCGGAAGAAGATGTGCCCATGTCTTGTTCCCAACCTGCCACTGCAGCGGAGAGCAGCAGAATGAATGGAGATCAGGACTGTGGAGTGTGA
- the il15ra gene encoding interleukin-15 receptor subunit alpha isoform X7 — MDLGFLVFSVFVMMISPLGDVRCSAGDAIDCPCPAIPPVDLTQPPPETCFKIDSRFRYSCTEGYVRKAGTSNLIKCQNTDTGGVAKWTVPTLQCIPDPNIIQMPPPSPAVKQVHTDIPPDSTIATTVNGNDCPCPGIPPVNLTQPLPETCFQIDSRFRYNCTKGYVRKAGTSNLIKCQNTNGVAEWTEATLQCIPDPKIIPTPQPSPIVTQVHTDIPPDSTIATTVTAATTVLQMTQSISTSASVTAETDSTEPTSSGLQVLSVHTQAGTVVVTETKTTAGMTPASTTAVPSLWSTVEPQRHELTSTAAKISIGTLVIICACAGLSFYYYKRRTKNMIPVRTSEEDVPMSCSQPATAAESSRMNGDQDCGV; from the exons acGCCATCGACTGCCCATGCCCTGCAATTCCTCCAGTGGATCTAACGCAACCTCCACCAGAGACCTGCTTCAAAATCGACAGCCGTTTTCGCTACAGCTGTACAGAGGGTTACGTGAGGAAGGCGGGGACCTCAAATCTCATCAAATGCCAGAACACAGACACAGGCGGTGTTGCGAAGTGGACGGTGCCCACGCTACAGTGTATAC CTGACCCAAACATCATCCAAATGCCACCACCATCGCCAGCAGTAAAAC AGGTTCACACTGATATTCCCCCTGACTCCACCATTGCCACCACAGTCA ACGGAAACGACTGCCCATGCCCGGGAATTCCTCCAGTGAATCTAACGCAACCTCTACCAGAGACCTGCTTCCAAATCGACAGCCGTTTTCGCTACAACTGTACAAAAGGTTACGTGAGGAAGGCGGGGACCTCAAATCTCATCAAATGCCAGAACACAAACGGTGTTGCAGAGTGGACAGAGGCCACGCTCCAGTGTATAC CTGACCCAAAGATCATTCCAACGCCACAACCATCACCAATAGTAACAC AGGTTCACACTGATATTCCCCCTGACTCCACCATTGCCACCACAGTCA cagcagccacgACCGTCCTACAGATGACCCAGAGTATAAGCACCTCAGCTTCAGtgactgcagaaacagacagcacagagccaACCTCATCTGGTCTGCAGGTTCTGTCAGTTCACACACAGG CTGGAACAGTCGTTGTGACAGAGACCAAAACAACGGCCGGGATGACACCAGCCTCAACCACCGCTGTGCCCTCACTATGGAGTACAGTTGAACCCCAACGGCATG AACTTACCAGTACAGCAGCGAAGATTTCCATTGGTACACTGGTGATCATCTGTGCCTGCGCTGGACTCAGCTTCTATTATTATAAAAG GAGGACAAAAAACATGATCCCAGTTCGCACATCGGAAGAAGATGTGCCCATGTCTTGTTCCCAACCTGCCACTGCAGCGGAGAGCAGCAGAATGAATGGAGATCAGGACTGTGGAGTGTGA
- the il15ra gene encoding interleukin-15 receptor subunit alpha isoform X1, with protein sequence MDLGFLVFSVFVMMISPLGDVRCSAGDAIDCPCPAIPPVDLTQPPPETCFKIDSRFRYSCTEGYVRKAGTSNLIKCQNTDTGGVAKWTVPTLQCIPDPNIIQMPPPSPAVKQVHTDIPPDSTIATTVTAATTGLQMTQSISTSASVTAETDCTEPTSSGLQGLSVHTQDGNDCPCPGIPPVNLTQPLPETCFQIDSRFRYNCTKGYVRKAGTSNLIKCQNTNGVAEWTEATLQCIPDPKIIPTPQPSPIVTQVHTDIPPDSTIATTVTAATTVLQMTQSISTSASVTAETDSTEPTSSGLQVLSVHTQAGTVVVTETKTTAGMTPASTTAVPSLWSTVEPQRHELTSTAAKISIGTLVIICACAGLSFYYYKRRTKNMIPVRTSEEDVPMSCSQPATAAESSRMNGDQDCGV encoded by the exons acGCCATCGACTGCCCATGCCCTGCAATTCCTCCAGTGGATCTAACGCAACCTCCACCAGAGACCTGCTTCAAAATCGACAGCCGTTTTCGCTACAGCTGTACAGAGGGTTACGTGAGGAAGGCGGGGACCTCAAATCTCATCAAATGCCAGAACACAGACACAGGCGGTGTTGCGAAGTGGACGGTGCCCACGCTACAGTGTATAC CTGACCCAAACATCATCCAAATGCCACCACCATCGCCAGCAGTAAAAC AGGTTCACACTGATATTCCCCCTGACTCCACCATTGCCACCACAGTCA CAGCAGCCACAACCGGCCTACAGATGACCCAGAGTATAAGCACCTCAGCTTCAGTGACTGCAGAAACAGACTGCACAGAGCCAACCTCATCTGGTCTGCAGGGTCTGTCAGTTCACACACAGG ACGGAAACGACTGCCCATGCCCGGGAATTCCTCCAGTGAATCTAACGCAACCTCTACCAGAGACCTGCTTCCAAATCGACAGCCGTTTTCGCTACAACTGTACAAAAGGTTACGTGAGGAAGGCGGGGACCTCAAATCTCATCAAATGCCAGAACACAAACGGTGTTGCAGAGTGGACAGAGGCCACGCTCCAGTGTATAC CTGACCCAAAGATCATTCCAACGCCACAACCATCACCAATAGTAACAC AGGTTCACACTGATATTCCCCCTGACTCCACCATTGCCACCACAGTCA cagcagccacgACCGTCCTACAGATGACCCAGAGTATAAGCACCTCAGCTTCAGtgactgcagaaacagacagcacagagccaACCTCATCTGGTCTGCAGGTTCTGTCAGTTCACACACAGG CTGGAACAGTCGTTGTGACAGAGACCAAAACAACGGCCGGGATGACACCAGCCTCAACCACCGCTGTGCCCTCACTATGGAGTACAGTTGAACCCCAACGGCATG AACTTACCAGTACAGCAGCGAAGATTTCCATTGGTACACTGGTGATCATCTGTGCCTGCGCTGGACTCAGCTTCTATTATTATAAAAG GAGGACAAAAAACATGATCCCAGTTCGCACATCGGAAGAAGATGTGCCCATGTCTTGTTCCCAACCTGCCACTGCAGCGGAGAGCAGCAGAATGAATGGAGATCAGGACTGTGGAGTGTGA
- the il15ra gene encoding interleukin-15 receptor subunit alpha isoform X6, which produces MDLGFLVFSVFVMMISPLGDVRCSAGDAIDCPCPAIPPVDLTQPPPETCFKIDSRFRYSCTEGYVRKAGTSNLIKCQNTDTGGVAKWTVPTLQCIPDPNIIQMPPPSPAVKQVHTDIPPDSTIATTVTAATTGLQMTQSISTSASVTAETDCTEPTSSGLQGLSVHTQDGNDCPCPGIPPVNLTQPLPETCFQIDSRFRYNCTKGYVRKAGTSNLIKCQNTNGVAEWTEATLQCIPDPKIIPTPQPSPIVTQVHTDIPPDSTIATTVTGTVVVTETKTTAGMTPASTTAVPSLWSTVEPQRHELTSTAAKISIGTLVIICACAGLSFYYYKRRTKNMIPVRTSEEDVPMSCSQPATAAESSRMNGDQDCGV; this is translated from the exons acGCCATCGACTGCCCATGCCCTGCAATTCCTCCAGTGGATCTAACGCAACCTCCACCAGAGACCTGCTTCAAAATCGACAGCCGTTTTCGCTACAGCTGTACAGAGGGTTACGTGAGGAAGGCGGGGACCTCAAATCTCATCAAATGCCAGAACACAGACACAGGCGGTGTTGCGAAGTGGACGGTGCCCACGCTACAGTGTATAC CTGACCCAAACATCATCCAAATGCCACCACCATCGCCAGCAGTAAAAC AGGTTCACACTGATATTCCCCCTGACTCCACCATTGCCACCACAGTCA CAGCAGCCACAACCGGCCTACAGATGACCCAGAGTATAAGCACCTCAGCTTCAGTGACTGCAGAAACAGACTGCACAGAGCCAACCTCATCTGGTCTGCAGGGTCTGTCAGTTCACACACAGG ACGGAAACGACTGCCCATGCCCGGGAATTCCTCCAGTGAATCTAACGCAACCTCTACCAGAGACCTGCTTCCAAATCGACAGCCGTTTTCGCTACAACTGTACAAAAGGTTACGTGAGGAAGGCGGGGACCTCAAATCTCATCAAATGCCAGAACACAAACGGTGTTGCAGAGTGGACAGAGGCCACGCTCCAGTGTATAC CTGACCCAAAGATCATTCCAACGCCACAACCATCACCAATAGTAACAC AGGTTCACACTGATATTCCCCCTGACTCCACCATTGCCACCACAGTCA CTGGAACAGTCGTTGTGACAGAGACCAAAACAACGGCCGGGATGACACCAGCCTCAACCACCGCTGTGCCCTCACTATGGAGTACAGTTGAACCCCAACGGCATG AACTTACCAGTACAGCAGCGAAGATTTCCATTGGTACACTGGTGATCATCTGTGCCTGCGCTGGACTCAGCTTCTATTATTATAAAAG GAGGACAAAAAACATGATCCCAGTTCGCACATCGGAAGAAGATGTGCCCATGTCTTGTTCCCAACCTGCCACTGCAGCGGAGAGCAGCAGAATGAATGGAGATCAGGACTGTGGAGTGTGA
- the il15ra gene encoding interleukin-15 receptor subunit alpha isoform X5, giving the protein MDLGFLVFSVFVMMISPLGDVRCSAGDAIDCPCPAIPPVDLTQPPPETCFKIDSRFRYSCTEGYVRKAGTSNLIKCQNTDTGGVAKWTVPTLQCIPDPNIIQMPPPSPAVKPATTGLQMTQSISTSASVTAETDCTEPTSSGLQGLSVHTQDGNDCPCPGIPPVNLTQPLPETCFQIDSRFRYNCTKGYVRKAGTSNLIKCQNTNGVAEWTEATLQCIPDPKIIPTPQPSPIVTQVHTDIPPDSTIATTVTAATTVLQMTQSISTSASVTAETDSTEPTSSGLQVLSVHTQAGTVVVTETKTTAGMTPASTTAVPSLWSTVEPQRHELTSTAAKISIGTLVIICACAGLSFYYYKRRTKNMIPVRTSEEDVPMSCSQPATAAESSRMNGDQDCGV; this is encoded by the exons acGCCATCGACTGCCCATGCCCTGCAATTCCTCCAGTGGATCTAACGCAACCTCCACCAGAGACCTGCTTCAAAATCGACAGCCGTTTTCGCTACAGCTGTACAGAGGGTTACGTGAGGAAGGCGGGGACCTCAAATCTCATCAAATGCCAGAACACAGACACAGGCGGTGTTGCGAAGTGGACGGTGCCCACGCTACAGTGTATAC CTGACCCAAACATCATCCAAATGCCACCACCATCGCCAGCAGTAAAAC CAGCCACAACCGGCCTACAGATGACCCAGAGTATAAGCACCTCAGCTTCAGTGACTGCAGAAACAGACTGCACAGAGCCAACCTCATCTGGTCTGCAGGGTCTGTCAGTTCACACACAGG ACGGAAACGACTGCCCATGCCCGGGAATTCCTCCAGTGAATCTAACGCAACCTCTACCAGAGACCTGCTTCCAAATCGACAGCCGTTTTCGCTACAACTGTACAAAAGGTTACGTGAGGAAGGCGGGGACCTCAAATCTCATCAAATGCCAGAACACAAACGGTGTTGCAGAGTGGACAGAGGCCACGCTCCAGTGTATAC CTGACCCAAAGATCATTCCAACGCCACAACCATCACCAATAGTAACAC AGGTTCACACTGATATTCCCCCTGACTCCACCATTGCCACCACAGTCA cagcagccacgACCGTCCTACAGATGACCCAGAGTATAAGCACCTCAGCTTCAGtgactgcagaaacagacagcacagagccaACCTCATCTGGTCTGCAGGTTCTGTCAGTTCACACACAGG CTGGAACAGTCGTTGTGACAGAGACCAAAACAACGGCCGGGATGACACCAGCCTCAACCACCGCTGTGCCCTCACTATGGAGTACAGTTGAACCCCAACGGCATG AACTTACCAGTACAGCAGCGAAGATTTCCATTGGTACACTGGTGATCATCTGTGCCTGCGCTGGACTCAGCTTCTATTATTATAAAAG GAGGACAAAAAACATGATCCCAGTTCGCACATCGGAAGAAGATGTGCCCATGTCTTGTTCCCAACCTGCCACTGCAGCGGAGAGCAGCAGAATGAATGGAGATCAGGACTGTGGAGTGTGA